A stretch of the Arachis stenosperma cultivar V10309 chromosome 6, arast.V10309.gnm1.PFL2, whole genome shotgun sequence genome encodes the following:
- the LOC130932612 gene encoding biotin carboxylase 2, chloroplastic-like: MMNSPSGMGLYAGTSRGIKNSQCSFLGATKVNFPSQTMSRTCQLNHKHKTHSGALHATCQGDKILVANRGKILVRAIRTAHELGIPCMALYSTIDKDALHVKLADESVCIGEAPSSQSCSAGGAGKPVVRWTEIQSWFEDRLQDLPDDPNNELMMPKDPECNKEGQG, encoded by the exons ATGATGAACTCGCCAAGTGGTATG GGCTTGTATGCGGGAACAAGTAGAGGAATCAAGAATTCACAATGCAGTTTCTTAGGTGCAACTAAGGTGAATTTTCCCAGCCAAACAATGTCCAGAACTTGTCAACTCAATCACAAACATAAAACACATTCTGGGGCACTCCATGCTACCTGCCAGGGTGACAAGATCCTGGTAGCTAACAGAGGCAAAATCCTGGTTCGTGCTATTCGCACTGCTCATGAATTGGGAATACCCTGTATGGCTTTGTACTCCACCATAGACAAGGATGCACTTCATGTCAAATTGGCTGATGAATCCGTCTGCATTGGCGAAGCGCCAAGTAGCCAATC CTGCTCTGCTGGCGGTGCCGGGAAACCTGTAGTTAGATGGACTGAG ATACAAAGTTGGTTTGAGGATAGGCTGCAAGACTTACCAGATGACCCTAATAATGAATTGATGATGCCCAAAGACCCTGAATGTAATAAGGAAG GCCAAGGATAA
- the LOC130933264 gene encoding UDP-glycosyltransferase 73C25-like, with the protein MVFQTNQPHFILFPLMAQGHIIPMMDIAKLLAHRGVIVTIFTTPKNASRFSSVLSRAISSGLQIRLIELPFPSKEAGLPEGSESFDMVTSSDAMVNFFHAITLLQKAAEELFEQITPKPTCIISDFCIPWTSQLAQKHNIPRISFHGFCCFCLHCLYKINTSKVAANITSEFEYFTIPGIPHQIQVTKNQVPGQMTDKLKDFGEKMMDAEMKAYGVIINTFEELEQDYVNDYKKERNGKVWCIGPVSLCNKDEIDKAQRGNKASINEQNCLEWLDLQQPKSVVYACLGSLCNLTTSHLIELALAMEATNKPFIWVIRDGKNLHELENWIEEEGFEERNKDKGLIIRGWAPQVLILSHPAVGGFVTHCGWNSTLEAITAGMPMITWPLFADQFLNEKLVTQVLKVGVSLGVEVAMKFGEEEKIGVLVKKEDIKNGICMVMDEEEEESRKRRARVIELSKMAKRAVEKGGSSYLNMSLLIQQIMKHTSGGEQDLELTR; encoded by the exons ATGGTTTTCCAAACAAATCAACCTCACTTCATCTTATTCCCTCTAATGGCTCAAGGCCACATCATCCCCATGATGGACATTGCAAAACTCTTGGCACACCGTGGTGTCATCGTCACCATCTTCACCACACCAAAGAACGCTTCCCGTTTCAGTTCAGTTCTTTCTCGCGCCATCTCTTCCGGCCTTCAAATCCGATTAATAGAGCTCCCATTTCCATCTAAGGAAGCAGGTTTACCTGAAGGGTCTGAAAGCTTCGACATGGTGACTTCTTCAGACGCCATGGTCAATTTCTTCCATGCAATCACGTTGCTCCAAAAAGCAGCAGAGGAGTTGTTCGAGCAGATCACACCGAAACCAACTTGCATTATCTCTGATTTTTGCATTCCTTGGACTTCTCAACTTGCTCAGAAGCATAACATCCCAAGAATCTCTTTCCATGGCTTTTGCTGCTTCTGCCTCCATTGCTTGTACAAGATAAACACTTCCAAG GTTGCTGCGAACATCACCTCAGAATTTGAGTACTTCACTATTCCTGGCATACCTCACCAAATTCAAGTCACCAAAAATCAGGTACCAGGGCAAATGACAGATAAATTGAAGGATTTTggtgagaagatgatggatgcTGAAATGAAGGCATATGGTGTGATCATAAACACCTTTGAAGAGTTGGAGCAAGATTATGTAAATGACTACAAGAAAGAAAGGAACGGTAAGGTTTGGTGTATTGGCCCTGTTTCACTATGCAACAAAGATGAAATAGATAAGGCTCAAAGAGGTAACAAGGCTTCAATCAATGAACAGAACTGCTTAGAATGGCTTGATTTGCAGCAACCCAAGTCTGTTGTTTATGCATGTCTTGGAAGCTTATGCAATCTGACCACTTCACACCTTATAGAATTGGCATTGGCTATGGAAGCAACAAATAAACCATTTATATGGGTCATTAGGGATGGAAAGAACTTGCATGAATTGGAGAATTGGATCGAAGAAGAAGGGTTtgaagaaagaaacaaagataAAGGTCTTATAATTCGAGGTTGGGCTCCTCAGGTACTAATACTATCACACCCTGCAGTTGGAGGATTCGTAACACATTGTGGTTGGAATTCTACCTTAGAAGCGATAACGGCTGGCATGCCAATGATTACATGGCCACTGTTTGCAGATCAATTCTTGAATGAGAAGCTTGTTACTCAAGTTTTAAAGGTTGGTGTGAGCCTTGGTGTGGAGGTTGCAATGAAGTTTGGGGAGGAAGAGAAGATAGGTGTTTTGGTGAAGAAGGAAGATATTAAAAATGGAATATGCATGGTGatggatgaagaagaagaagagagcaGAAAGAGAAGAGCAAGGGTCATTGAACTGAGTAAGATGGCAAAGAGAGCAGTTGAGAAAGGTGGATCTTCATATCTTAATATGAGTCTTCTTATTCAACAAATTATGAAGCATACAAGCGGTGGAGAGCAGGACTTAGAGTTAACACGTTAG